In Penaeus chinensis breed Huanghai No. 1 chromosome 11, ASM1920278v2, whole genome shotgun sequence, a genomic segment contains:
- the LOC125030589 gene encoding histone H2A-like, which produces MSGRGKGGKVKGKSKSRSSKAGLQFPVGRIHRLLRKGNYSERVGAGAPVYMAAVMEYLAAEILELAGNAARDNKKSRIVPRHLQLAVRNDEELNKLLSGVTIAQGGVLPNIQAVLLPKKAEK; this is translated from the coding sequence ATGTCTGGGCGTGGAAAGGGCGGCAAGGTGAAGGGGAAGTCCAAGTCCCGCTCCAGCAAGGCTGGCCTTCAGTTTCCTGTAGGAAGGATTCACCGCCTTCTGCGTAAGGGAAACTACTCCGAACGTGTGGGCGCTGGTGCGCCTGTGTACATGGCTGCTGTCATGGAATACCTCGCTGCTGAAATCCTGGAATTGGCAGGAAATGCCGCCCGAGACAACAAGAAGAGCCGCATCGTGCCCCGTCACCTGCAGCTGGCCGTCCGTAACGACGAAGAGCTCAACAAGCTGCTGTCCGGCGTGACTATTGCCCAGGGCGGCGTCCTGCCCAACATCCAGGCTGTGCTCCTGCCCAAGAAGGCGGAGAAGTAG